One Eubacterium sp. AB3007 genomic window, GCCTGCTGACCTACGACAAGAGCAAGTTCCGCAAGACCGGAGAGATCATCGGGGCCATGGTGGTAGATGAGGAAGATGAGATCTTCCTGATCAATTCCCAGGGGATCATCATCCGGATCCGGGCCAGCGAAGTGTCCGAACTGGGCAGAGCCACCCAGGGTGTGAAGATCATGAAGGTAGAGGATGACACCAAGATCGTTGCCATGGCCAAGGCCATTCGGGAAGAGGAAGTAGAAGAAGAGGATTCTGAGCAGATTAAGATTTGATTTTGTTCTTCAGGGGTATAAGACAATTGTTGCAGAATGCAATGATTTTGCAGAGTGAGGAGTAGAATATCATGGATAATCTGAAGTTTGTCATCCCCGGGAAGCCAGAATACCTGACCATGGTGCGGCTGGCCATCAGTTCCATCGCTTCCACCGCCGGGTTCGATGTGGAGGAAGTGGAGGACATCAAGACCTCCGTGTGTGAGGCCTGCAAGAACATCTCCTGCCATGGGTCGGAGGGTTTTTCAGATCAATATGAGGTGGAGTGCAGCGTGTCACAGGGATATATAGAGATCCGGGTGAAGGATGACTGTGACGAGCACACACTCGCCAAAGAGAGCAAACCTTGCAGAAAATGCCCCAGCGAGGGGAACATCGGCGTGTTCGTGATCGAGTCGCTGATGAACGAAGTTGAGTTCGGATTGGGAGAGGATGGGCGAAAGTTCATCCACATGGTGAAGAGAGCATGACAGAACTATCCAGATTCAAGGAATACAGGGAAAACCCTACAATTGAATCACGGAATGCACTGGTGGAGGAGCATCTGTACATGGTGGATATCCTCATCAGGAAGTATCTGAACAAAGGCGTCGAATACGACGACCTGTATCAGGTAGGTGCTTTGGCGCTGATGCAGGCGGTGGAGAGGTTCGATCCGTCGAAGGGATTTGAGTTCAGCTCTTTTGCCACGCCCACGATCCTCGGAGAGATCAAGAAATACTTCCGGGACAAGCAGTGGAGCCTCCGGGTGCCCCGCCGTCTGAAGGAACTGGCAGCGAAGGTACAGGAAGCCAAGGAGGTTTTGTATACGGAGCTGCAGCGAAATCCGACGGTACCGGAGATCGCGGAGCGCTGTGATTGCAGCGAGGAGCAGGTTATCGAGGCCATGGATAGTTCCCAGGCCTATGGGACCTATTCTCTGGATAAGACCTTCGATGAGGCAGGAGAAAACGGAGAAAGTTCTTTCCTGGAAAGGTACGTTGGGTTCGAGGACAAGGGTTTTGTGCAGATCGAGAACGACGAGATCATAGGCAAGGTACTCAGCGAGCTCTCCGATCGCAACCGCTACATTTTCCGAGAACGTTTTCTGTTCGGCCGATCTCAGTCGGATATCGCCGGGAGCCTGGGAGTATCCCAGATGACCATCTCCCGGGCAGAGAAAAGCATCATCGAGAAGTTCCAGGCGGAACTGAGAAGATAAGAGAGACCCTGTTTACCATTTTGGTGGACAGGGTTTTCTCTTGCTGTGGATATTGAGATTCTTCTGCCGAAATGGTAGTATATAGAGAAAAAGGAGGTTGCCGTGTTCTATGTGATTCTGGCTGCGGGCCTGATAACTGCATACATCAATGGGATGCACGATGGCGGCACGGTGGTGGCCACCACCGTCACCTCCCGGATCCTGACTCCCAGAAAGGCTGTGTTGATGGCGGGCTGCGCCAATTTCCTGGGGGCGCTTGTGTTGGGGAAGGCAGTGGCAGCAACTGTAGCCTCCGGACTAGGGGATACGGCAGCGGTGTCAGCCGGCGGCATGAGGGCAGCCGGATCGTTTGTGCTGGCGGTGCTCATCGGAAGCATGGGATGGAACCTGCTGACCTGGGTCCTGAAGATGCCCTCCAGTGCTTCCCACTCTTTGCTGGGTGCTCTCATCGGCGCGATGATCGCCGCGGTGGGGACAGGAGCTGTCTATTGGGATGCTTTTCTGTTGAAAGTGGTGCTGGCTATGTTTCTTTCGCCGGTTTTCGGTCTGCTTGTGGCGATGCTCCTCCGCCGACTGGAGATGCGGCTACTGAAGCGGGCTACGGTAGCCGTGACCCCGGGGGTACAGAAGTTGGACCTGGTTGCCACCTTCCTGCTGTCCCTTTGCTACGGCAGCAATGACAGCCAAAAGATCGCTGGGGTGCTGGCCATCGCGGTGTGCGGTGGTATGAGTGTGGGTGGCGCACAAAGCTTTGTGCCACTGTGGCTCATCGCCCTCTGTGCCGCGGCGCTATCTGTCGGCACCATGACCGGTGGCTACAACATGATCCGCACCGTGGGCCGGGGCATCGGCAAAGTGCGCACAGACGAAGCGGTGTGCTCGCAACTGGCTGCGCTGCTGGTGGTGGAAGTATCCAACCTGACCGGACTTCCTATCAGTTCCACCCAGGTCATCACCGGCGCTGTGATGGGAGCGGAAAAGGGACCACGCAGGGTCAACTGGACCATCGCAGGTAAGATCGGCATCGCCTGGATCCTTACCCTGCCAGCGGCGGGGCTGTCCGGCTGGGTGGTGTATCAGGGGATGCGCGTCCTGTGGCTATGACCGGGCAATCGGGTGGATGCATTTAAGGCGGAGAGAAGTTCTTTACGTGCTCGCACATCGAGGACGAAGCGATCGACTGCAATGTTCGCTTCGCTCACTCCTTCAGGTTGATCGTGGTCGGACGGCTCACCGGACTACAATTTTCCTGGTAGAGCGGATTTTTTTGTAGTCCTCCGACCATCCCGCGATCCTTCTGCATCAATCCCTCTTTTCGAAGATCTTCTATAGCCGATTCACAGGCTATTGATAACCTAAGGTAAAGTTGTTATCTTGTATCTCCACCGGTGGTTTTTGTCACAATGCTATGCTATAATGGAGGTACAAGATAAAGTTTAACAAGAATAACATAATCCGGCTTTTCCGCTTTATCTTTGGCGATCCGGAGCACAAAGACCGCACCAGAGATCGGTGCGCAAAAGGCTGGCATGGAACTGAGTGACTACAGGAAGGCGATGGCAGAATACCGTAAGAAGGCTGCTTCGACCGTCAGTGACAATACCAGAAAACCCTAGTGGAAATTGGGCTATTATAGCCGAGGTGAAAAATGGGATTATTCAAGAGAACCAAAGAACCAGATGTGTTCCTTCTCCTTGCCAAGCAGTGCCGGCAGGCGCTGGACAGCGCCACCATGCTGGTGGAGTTCATGCGGAATCCTGGAGAGGTAGAAGTAGCAGCAGAGATCGAGGCCGAGGAGAAGTCCGCAGACAGGACTCAGCGGACCCTGAATGACTATGTGGAAAATACCTTCATCACGCCCGTGTCCCGGCACTACCTTTTCCGCCTGGGCCGGGTCATCGACGATATCACCGATGAGATCAAGGACCTGAAGGATTTCATTCAGTTTTTCGACTATGTACCAACGGAGAAGAATATTGAGATGGCGGAGTGTTGCCGCCAGTCAGTGGAGGTGCTCACTGCGGCCATAGAGAAATGGCGTGGGGACGAGGACCGAGCCATGTGGGAGGATCTCACCAGGATCCGGAAGAACGAGAACCATGTGAAGCGTCTCTACTGGCAAAACCTGAAGGAGATCGAGGCGTCAGACTCCGTCCGGGACGTGATCACTTCCCGGGAGTTCTGCCGGGATCTGCGTGCCCTTTCCAAGAAGATCGCCAAGGTGGCAGACCGGATCGGGGATCTGGTGATCAAGTCAATCAAATAGGGCTGCTGTTGAACTGACCCCCAAAAGTTAGACCAAGAATCTAACTGGAGGAGGTCAGTTCATTCAATGTGGCAGCCCTGTTTTTACATTCTTCTGACTTTCTTCTTCTGGTGCATCTGCTCCAGTTCCTGCTTGGAGAGGCCAAGCTTGTTCTTCATGTTGGACCCGTAGCGCATGCATATGTAGGCGAAGATGGCGGCGATGAGCATCAGCGCCAGGCCGATCCGGTTCTGGAACACCACGTTGTGGTACTCGCCGTGCTTGTCCACGTAGTAGGTGATGTGGAGCTGGAGATTATAGATCAGCCAGTAAACAAAGGTAAATGCGTTGCAGACTAAGATCCCCTGGGCTCCGGTGACGTAGCGCTCTGTCTGCGCCTTGAATTCCGGAAAGTACTTCCGATTCAGCTTGCTCTCGTTCTGCCGGAGGTTGTTCCAGTTGATGAAGGCGTAGGCACAGCCGATGGCGGCAGAGAAGACGATGACGTCCACGCCGTACAGGTTGTCACAAAGCCCTTTGTTGGCGTCTGCCAGCTGTTCGGCCACCAGCATCAGATAGCCGATGTAGAAGATCACCAGGAGGCCGGCCATTCCCGTCATGACCAACGACAGCTTGAACTTCTTCAGTTGATCTTCCTTGTAGTTCATGATTTTCTCGCGTAACTTTGAATCCATCTCTCTCTCCGTTTAGTTTTGCTTTGTGCTTTATCGGTTCTCGTCGATACCCTCGTTGGCAAGGGCGTCGGCGCGGTTGTTCATCTCTGTCACGTGCCGGAATTCCTCCATGGTGAAATCACCGTTGTTCTTGCAGAACTTCCGGTAGTGGGCATCCACATTGGTGCTGGGGTGATCCAGATTGACGTGGCCCTTCACCCGGTAGAACCGGACGCGGTGGCGCCCCACCAAATCCAGTAGTCTCTCCCACAATTCCCGGTTCTCCACGGGTTTCTTCTGGGAAGTCATCCAGCCGTTTCGCTGCCAGCCCACATACCATTTCTGAAGGAAGCAGTTGGCTACATAAGAACTGTCTGTGAAGACACGGATCTCCAGGCCGTCACGTTTAAGTGCCTGAAACGCTTCGATAACTGCGGTGAGTTCCATACGGTTATTGGTGGTGTTCACCTCTCCTCCGTGGAGCTCCTTGCTGTGCTCCCCGAATTCCAGGATGGCGCCCCAGCCTCCCACGTTGGTTTCGTTCTGGTTGCCAGAGCAGGCACCGTCTGTGTACATGTTCAATATCTGACTCATCCAGGACCCCTTTCTGTCGGATTGAAATCACACCTTTTATTATGCAATATTTTAATGAAAACGTAAAGGGAAATATGGTACAATGTTATCGATAATAAGCAGGAAGCGAGGTGCCCGATGAGACTGCTGATCGTAGAGGATGAGAAGCGCCTGCGGGAGGTGCTGGTCAAGCACCTGAAGAAAAATAACTACAGCGTGGATGCCTGCGCCACCGGGGAAGAGGCGAAGGAATTCCTGGCTATGGCGGATTACGATGTGGCTATTTTGGATGTGATGCTGCCAGGCATCTCTGGTTTTGATGTGCTGAAATGGGCGCGCGGGCAGAAGATGGAAGTGCCGGTGCTGTTTCTGACGGCCCGGGATTCCGTGGAAGACAAGGTAAGGGGGCTGGATCTGGGGGCAGATGACTACCTGACCAAGCCCTTCGCTTTTGAGGAACTGCTGGCGCGGCTGCGGATGCTCACCCGTAAGAAAGCGGGGAGCAAGACCAACATCTATACGCTGGAAGACCTGACGGTGGACTGCGGCCGCCATATCGTGGAGAGGGCAGGCAATCCGATCACATTGTCCAGAAGAGAGTTCGCCATTCTGGAGTACATGATCATGAACAAGGATATCGTGCTGACCAGAAGCCAGATCGAGGAGCACATCTGGGACTACGACTACGAAGGCTCCTCCAACATGATCGACGTGTATATCCGCTATCTTCGGAAGAAGATCGACGAGCCATTCTCCCCCAAGCTCATCCACACTGTGCGCGGGAGAGGGTATGTACTCCGCGTAGACCCCGAACAACAGAAATGAAGAAACGACTATTCCTCGGAAACAGAATAGAACTTGTCTACACTGTATCTATCCTGGTGATCGTTTTGATCCTGATGGGGTTTTTCTATCTGGTGGTGCGGGACTATATCACTGCCGACCGGAAAGAGAACCTGGTGGAAACGACCAATCGCACAATGATGGATATCAGTATCGAACACGGCCGTCTGGATGTGGATCAGGACGTTAGTTACAGCAGCGACGGTGCGTTTGTGGTGCTGACTGACAGGAACGGAAAGATCATTGACGGTGCCCTGGGACATGCTTTTACGGATACCGCGCCTTTACAGGATGGGAAGGTCCGGATGATCCGGGAAAACGGAGAGAAGTACTTCATCTACGACAGAGCACTGTGGTCGGATGAGGAAAACGATGAAGATGAGGATGACGAAGACGAAGATGAGGAAGAGGTGGAATGGGAGCAGACACTGGCAGAAGAGGCGCCTATCTACTGGCTGCGGGGCGTGACGTCGGCAGAATTTTCCGAGATGGCGCCCTCCCTGGATGGCTCATTGAGGATGGTGAGCCGATTGCTTCCGCTGTTTCTCTTGGCTGTCATCTTTGCCGGTTGGCTGGTGACCCGGCGGGCGCTGAAGCCACTCCGGGAGATTACCAGAACAGCGGAACTGATTCAGAAGGAAGGAGATCTGTCCCGCAGGATCGGTATCCGTACCCGGGGAAACCATGATGAGATACAGCACACAGCGGAGGTGTTCGACAGCATGCTGGAGAAGATCGAGCAGCTGTTTGAGCGAGAGAAGAAATTCACTGATGATGCCAGTCACGAATTACGTACACCGGTGGCGGTGGTGATGGCGGAGTGTGAGTATGCGCTGGATAACCTGGATGATCCGGAGGAGGTGGAGAGTGCTCTCCGCTCCATTCTGGAGGAATCCCATCATCTGTCTGACCTGGTCTCCACCCTGCTTC contains:
- a CDS encoding ATP-binding protein — encoded protein: MDNLKFVIPGKPEYLTMVRLAISSIASTAGFDVEEVEDIKTSVCEACKNISCHGSEGFSDQYEVECSVSQGYIEIRVKDDCDEHTLAKESKPCRKCPSEGNIGVFVIESLMNEVEFGLGEDGRKFIHMVKRA
- a CDS encoding SigB/SigF/SigG family RNA polymerase sigma factor; translated protein: MTELSRFKEYRENPTIESRNALVEEHLYMVDILIRKYLNKGVEYDDLYQVGALALMQAVERFDPSKGFEFSSFATPTILGEIKKYFRDKQWSLRVPRRLKELAAKVQEAKEVLYTELQRNPTVPEIAERCDCSEEQVIEAMDSSQAYGTYSLDKTFDEAGENGESSFLERYVGFEDKGFVQIENDEIIGKVLSELSDRNRYIFRERFLFGRSQSDIAGSLGVSQMTISRAEKSIIEKFQAELRR
- a CDS encoding inorganic phosphate transporter; the encoded protein is MFYVILAAGLITAYINGMHDGGTVVATTVTSRILTPRKAVLMAGCANFLGALVLGKAVAATVASGLGDTAAVSAGGMRAAGSFVLAVLIGSMGWNLLTWVLKMPSSASHSLLGALIGAMIAAVGTGAVYWDAFLLKVVLAMFLSPVFGLLVAMLLRRLEMRLLKRATVAVTPGVQKLDLVATFLLSLCYGSNDSQKIAGVLAIAVCGGMSVGGAQSFVPLWLIALCAAALSVGTMTGGYNMIRTVGRGIGKVRTDEAVCSQLAALLVVEVSNLTGLPISSTQVITGAVMGAEKGPRRVNWTIAGKIGIAWILTLPAAGLSGWVVYQGMRVLWL
- a CDS encoding DUF47 domain-containing protein; translated protein: MGLFKRTKEPDVFLLLAKQCRQALDSATMLVEFMRNPGEVEVAAEIEAEEKSADRTQRTLNDYVENTFITPVSRHYLFRLGRVIDDITDEIKDLKDFIQFFDYVPTEKNIEMAECCRQSVEVLTAAIEKWRGDEDRAMWEDLTRIRKNENHVKRLYWQNLKEIEASDSVRDVITSREFCRDLRALSKKIAKVADRIGDLVIKSIK
- a CDS encoding ribonuclease HI, with the protein product MSQILNMYTDGACSGNQNETNVGGWGAILEFGEHSKELHGGEVNTTNNRMELTAVIEAFQALKRDGLEIRVFTDSSYVANCFLQKWYVGWQRNGWMTSQKKPVENRELWERLLDLVGRHRVRFYRVKGHVNLDHPSTNVDAHYRKFCKNNGDFTMEEFRHVTEMNNRADALANEGIDENR
- a CDS encoding response regulator transcription factor; protein product: MRLLIVEDEKRLREVLVKHLKKNNYSVDACATGEEAKEFLAMADYDVAILDVMLPGISGFDVLKWARGQKMEVPVLFLTARDSVEDKVRGLDLGADDYLTKPFAFEELLARLRMLTRKKAGSKTNIYTLEDLTVDCGRHIVERAGNPITLSRREFAILEYMIMNKDIVLTRSQIEEHIWDYDYEGSSNMIDVYIRYLRKKIDEPFSPKLIHTVRGRGYVLRVDPEQQK
- a CDS encoding HAMP domain-containing sensor histidine kinase encodes the protein MKKRLFLGNRIELVYTVSILVIVLILMGFFYLVVRDYITADRKENLVETTNRTMMDISIEHGRLDVDQDVSYSSDGAFVVLTDRNGKIIDGALGHAFTDTAPLQDGKVRMIRENGEKYFIYDRALWSDEENDEDEDDEDEDEEEVEWEQTLAEEAPIYWLRGVTSAEFSEMAPSLDGSLRMVSRLLPLFLLAVIFAGWLVTRRALKPLREITRTAELIQKEGDLSRRIGIRTRGNHDEIQHTAEVFDSMLEKIEQLFEREKKFTDDASHELRTPVAVVMAECEYALDNLDDPEEVESALRSILEESHHLSDLVSTLLLFARADRGMYELSREWTDLSLLAEECCARVRPKAEAKNIALAVDAPESVYTCCDQLLMGRALDNLLTNGIKYGREEGFVQVKVEAKSEEVRITVEDDGIGIPPAEMEKIWGRFYRAENAAAHTDVDGDDQSMGLGLSLVRWICEAHGGSAACENRPEGGSRFIMKIPLIHI